From Streptomyces sp. NBC_00683, one genomic window encodes:
- a CDS encoding lipid-transfer protein: MSTNVHVVGVGMIPFMKPGASDTYDVMGERAARTALADAGIGYELVQQAYVGYVYGDSTSGQAAIYGLGTTGIPVINVNNNCSTGSTALWLARQAVASGAAECVIAVGFEQMQRGALKGHWDDRPSAMSRGHEKMRELQGVDPLAPGAAQLFGGAGQAYMDKYGITNQAFARIAVKSRTHAANNPYAVFRDPLTVEEVLASPHVYGPLTRLMCCPPTCGAAAAVIASEDFARRHGLNTDVRIAAQALTTDVDSAFAEDTDMMRVIGYDMAKNAADQVYEAAGVGPEDIKVVELHDCFTSNELITYESLGLTPEGTAEKFVLDGDNTYGGRVVVNPSGGLMSKGHPLGATGLAQCTELVWQLRGQADARQVEGGLQHALQHNLGLGGACVVTLYEKVN; encoded by the coding sequence ATGAGCACCAATGTCCATGTGGTCGGGGTCGGGATGATCCCGTTCATGAAGCCGGGTGCGAGCGACACCTACGACGTGATGGGCGAGCGTGCGGCGCGTACCGCGCTCGCTGACGCAGGCATCGGCTACGAGCTCGTGCAGCAGGCGTACGTCGGCTACGTCTACGGCGACTCGACCAGCGGCCAGGCCGCGATCTACGGTCTGGGGACCACCGGTATCCCGGTGATCAATGTCAACAACAACTGCTCGACCGGCTCGACCGCCCTGTGGCTCGCCCGCCAGGCCGTCGCCTCGGGGGCGGCCGAATGCGTGATCGCGGTCGGCTTCGAGCAGATGCAGCGCGGTGCGCTCAAGGGCCACTGGGACGACCGTCCCTCGGCCATGAGCCGCGGCCACGAGAAGATGCGGGAGCTCCAGGGCGTCGACCCCCTGGCTCCGGGCGCGGCCCAGCTGTTCGGCGGCGCCGGCCAGGCGTACATGGACAAGTACGGCATCACGAACCAGGCGTTCGCCAGGATCGCCGTCAAGTCCCGTACCCACGCCGCCAACAACCCGTACGCCGTCTTCCGCGACCCGCTCACCGTCGAGGAGGTGCTCGCCTCCCCGCACGTGTACGGTCCCCTGACCCGCCTGATGTGCTGCCCGCCCACCTGCGGCGCAGCCGCCGCGGTCATCGCGAGCGAGGACTTCGCGCGCCGCCACGGCCTGAACACCGACGTGCGGATCGCGGCGCAGGCCCTGACCACCGACGTCGACAGCGCGTTCGCCGAGGACACCGACATGATGCGGGTCATCGGCTACGACATGGCGAAGAACGCGGCCGACCAGGTCTACGAGGCCGCCGGTGTCGGCCCGGAGGACATCAAGGTCGTCGAGTTGCACGACTGCTTCACCAGCAACGAGCTCATCACGTACGAGTCGCTCGGCCTGACCCCGGAGGGGACGGCGGAGAAGTTCGTCCTGGACGGTGACAACACCTACGGCGGGCGCGTGGTCGTCAACCCTTCGGGCGGCCTGATGTCCAAGGGGCACCCGCTGGGCGCGACAGGCCTCGCCCAGTGCACCGAGCTCGTGTGGCAGCTGCGGGGACAGGCGGATGCCCGCCAGGTCGAAGGCGGCCTCCAGCACGCTCTCCAGCACAACCTCGGCCTCGGCGGCGCCTGCGTCGTCACTCTCTACGAAAAGGTGAACTGA
- a CDS encoding MaoC family dehydratase N-terminal domain-containing protein yields MALNKELIGTKIPTHTVDVERGQLRFFAKAIGETDPVYSDVEAAQAAGHRDVLVPPTFLFCADSGRTDGFNFLTFADIDIRYILHGEQGFTYHRPIHAGDRLTFATEVSDIYSKKGGALEFLVLATQVTRDGELVAEVHKSLVVRNPKAGQ; encoded by the coding sequence ATGGCCCTGAACAAGGAATTGATCGGGACAAAGATCCCGACGCACACCGTCGACGTCGAGCGCGGCCAACTGCGCTTCTTCGCCAAGGCGATCGGCGAGACCGACCCGGTCTACTCCGACGTGGAGGCCGCGCAGGCGGCCGGCCACCGGGACGTGCTCGTCCCGCCCACCTTCCTGTTCTGTGCCGACAGCGGACGCACGGACGGCTTCAACTTCCTGACGTTCGCGGACATCGACATCCGCTACATCCTGCACGGCGAACAGGGCTTCACCTACCACCGTCCGATCCACGCCGGCGACCGGCTGACGTTCGCGACCGAGGTGTCGGACATCTACAGCAAGAAGGGCGGGGCGCTGGAATTCCTCGTCCTGGCCACCCAGGTGACCCGCGACGGGGAGCTCGTCGCCGAGGTCCACAAGTCCCTCGTCGTGCGCAACCCGAAGGCGGGCCAGTGA
- a CDS encoding MaoC/PaaZ C-terminal domain-containing protein: protein MKLELPKISRTTLALYAGASGDHNPMHIDIDVAKSAGMDDVFAHGMLNMAYLGRLLTANFPQEKIRSFAVRFTSITPLHGRPTATATVARVEDGLSHLDLTMALEDGTVTLAGTAVIEGEISA from the coding sequence GTGAAGCTCGAACTGCCGAAGATCTCCCGGACCACGCTGGCGTTGTACGCCGGCGCCTCGGGTGACCACAACCCGATGCACATCGACATCGACGTGGCCAAGTCCGCGGGCATGGACGACGTCTTCGCCCACGGCATGCTCAACATGGCCTACCTCGGCCGGCTGCTGACGGCGAACTTCCCCCAGGAAAAGATCCGTTCCTTCGCCGTCCGCTTCACCTCCATTACCCCGCTCCACGGCAGGCCGACCGCCACCGCCACGGTCGCCAGGGTCGAGGACGGCCTGTCCCACCTGGATCTGACCATGGCTCTGGAGGACGGAACCGTCACTCTCGCGGGCACCGCAGTGATCGAAGGAGAAATCTCAGCATGA
- a CDS encoding SDR family NAD(P)-dependent oxidoreductase, translated as MTSTKLAGKTAIVSGSGRGIGREIALKFAAEGADVVVNDLDPAPAEETVADIKAAGGNAVACVGSVTEDGFAERFVNTAIETFGGLDIIVNNAGYTWDSVIQKHTDEQWDAMLAVHVKAPFQILRAAQPHISRLSKEETARGVRVHRKVVNISSGSGLNGNVGQVSYSSAKAGIIGLTKTLSKEWGRYNVNVNAVAYGLIHTRLTDAPAGGGATIDIQGRELPVGVNPELMARLEKTIPLGRGGTPEEAAGAVYALCIPETDYVSGQVIYCAGGN; from the coding sequence ATGACCAGCACCAAGCTCGCGGGCAAGACCGCCATCGTCTCCGGCTCCGGTCGCGGCATCGGCCGTGAGATCGCCCTGAAGTTCGCCGCCGAGGGCGCCGACGTCGTCGTCAACGACCTCGACCCGGCGCCCGCCGAGGAGACCGTCGCCGACATCAAGGCCGCCGGCGGCAACGCCGTGGCCTGCGTCGGGAGCGTCACCGAGGACGGCTTCGCCGAGCGGTTCGTGAACACCGCGATCGAGACCTTCGGCGGCCTCGACATCATCGTCAACAACGCCGGGTACACCTGGGACTCCGTCATCCAGAAGCACACCGACGAGCAGTGGGACGCCATGCTCGCCGTGCACGTCAAGGCGCCGTTCCAGATCCTGCGCGCCGCCCAGCCGCACATCTCCCGCCTGTCCAAGGAGGAGACGGCCCGCGGTGTCCGCGTGCACCGCAAGGTCGTCAACATCTCCTCCGGCTCAGGCCTCAACGGCAATGTCGGACAGGTGAGTTACTCCTCGGCCAAGGCCGGCATCATCGGTCTGACCAAGACCCTCTCCAAGGAGTGGGGCCGCTACAACGTCAACGTCAACGCGGTCGCGTACGGGCTGATTCACACCCGCCTCACCGACGCCCCTGCGGGTGGCGGCGCCACCATCGACATCCAGGGCCGCGAGCTGCCGGTCGGCGTCAACCCCGAGCTGATGGCCCGCCTGGAGAAGACCATCCCGCTCGGCCGAGGGGGCACCCCCGAGGAGGCCGCCGGCGCGGTCTACGCCCTGTGCATCCCCGAGACCGACTACGTCAGCGGTCAGGTCATCTACTGCGCGGGCGGCAACTGA
- a CDS encoding acyl-CoA synthetase codes for MYLTQSLHRAVQQGPDQVATVFGDRVRTNREVADRVARLAGALGALGVAEGDRVALLAHNSDVFHEYMYAVWWMGGVVNPVNTRWSPKEMTYSLEESDTRVLLVDDSFAPMVPRLRELWGGLGTVVHCGAGPVPEGMLGYEDLIAGHEPVEDLRLGGDRLAGLFYTGGTTGFPKGVMLSHTNILASTHSFVAASQGAVRGGGRTMHTAPLFHMAAVSSWCSQNLVGGSHVFVPAFAPEHLLKLITERRPTSTTLVPAMIQMLLDHPAVGEHDLSSVERVGYGASPISGTLLSRAMAAFPNARFAQGYGMTEMAPGVATLAPEDHHDPRLLRAAGRALPGVDVRVVDPADVEMPRGTVGEIVARGANMMLGYWNKPQETADALRGGWMHTGDAGHMDDNGYLYIVDRLKDMIVTGGENVYSAEVENALATHPAIASCAVIGVPDPTWGERVHAVIVLKPGHTTTTDDIRTHCKTLIAGYKSPRTCDFVETLPLSPAGKILKRDLRKPHWNSTGRSVG; via the coding sequence GTGTATCTCACGCAGAGTCTGCACAGAGCCGTGCAGCAGGGTCCCGATCAGGTCGCGACGGTTTTCGGGGACCGTGTGCGGACCAACCGTGAAGTCGCCGATCGTGTGGCCCGGCTGGCCGGTGCGCTGGGGGCGCTCGGTGTGGCGGAGGGTGACCGGGTGGCGCTGCTGGCCCACAACAGTGACGTCTTCCACGAGTACATGTACGCGGTGTGGTGGATGGGTGGGGTGGTCAACCCGGTCAACACCCGCTGGAGTCCGAAGGAGATGACCTACTCCCTGGAGGAGTCCGACACCCGCGTGCTGCTGGTCGACGACTCCTTCGCCCCGATGGTGCCGCGGTTGCGGGAGTTGTGGGGCGGACTGGGGACCGTGGTGCACTGCGGGGCGGGTCCCGTGCCGGAGGGGATGCTCGGGTACGAGGACCTGATCGCCGGTCATGAGCCGGTGGAGGACCTGCGTCTGGGCGGGGACCGGCTCGCCGGCCTGTTCTACACCGGCGGCACCACCGGCTTCCCCAAGGGCGTGATGCTCAGCCACACCAACATCCTCGCCTCCACACACAGTTTCGTCGCGGCCTCCCAGGGAGCCGTACGCGGCGGCGGCCGGACGATGCACACCGCGCCGCTCTTCCACATGGCGGCCGTCAGCAGCTGGTGCTCCCAGAACCTCGTGGGCGGCTCCCATGTGTTCGTGCCCGCGTTCGCACCGGAGCACCTGCTGAAACTCATCACCGAGCGCCGCCCCACCTCCACCACACTTGTCCCCGCCATGATCCAGATGCTGCTGGACCACCCGGCCGTCGGCGAGCACGACCTCTCCAGCGTCGAGCGGGTCGGATACGGCGCTTCTCCGATCTCCGGGACGCTCCTGAGCCGGGCGATGGCTGCTTTCCCCAACGCCCGGTTCGCCCAGGGCTACGGCATGACCGAGATGGCTCCCGGTGTCGCGACCCTCGCGCCCGAGGACCACCACGATCCGCGCCTGCTGCGTGCCGCGGGCCGGGCCCTGCCCGGGGTGGATGTGCGGGTGGTGGATCCGGCGGATGTGGAGATGCCCCGCGGGACGGTCGGGGAGATCGTCGCCCGCGGCGCGAACATGATGCTCGGCTACTGGAACAAACCCCAGGAGACCGCCGACGCCCTGCGCGGCGGATGGATGCACACCGGCGACGCCGGCCACATGGACGACAACGGCTACCTCTACATCGTCGACCGCCTCAAGGACATGATCGTCACCGGCGGCGAGAACGTCTACTCCGCCGAGGTAGAGAACGCCCTCGCCACCCACCCCGCCATCGCCTCCTGCGCCGTCATCGGCGTCCCCGACCCCACCTGGGGCGAACGCGTCCACGCCGTCATCGTCCTCAAACCCGGCCACACCACCACCACCGACGACATCCGCACCCACTGCAAAACCCTCATCGCCGGCTACAAATCCCCCCGCACCTGCGACTTCGTCGAAACCCTCCCCCTCTCACCCGCAGGCAAAATCCTCAAACGCGACCTCCGCAAACCCCACTGGAACAGCACCGGACGCTCTGTCGGCTGA
- a CDS encoding CaiB/BaiF CoA transferase family protein yields MTIDASTESDSAEQPRGPLAGVRVIELGSIGPGPFCAMVLGDLGAEVIRIDRPAEAGYAASRPILHRNRRSVAVDIRRPEGVEIVKALVKDADVILEGFRPGVTERLGLGPDELLAVNPRLVYGRMTGWGQDGPMAQEPGHDINYIALTGALHAIGPKDGDPVVPLNLVGDFGGGGMLLAVGVLAAALHARDTGRGQVVDAAMTDGSALLLTMMYGFLSRGVWADERGTNMLDGAAPYYGTYRCSDDRHIALGPVEPQFYAAVLRVLGLSDDPDFARQNDRTKWPVMRQRLAAIFATRTRDAWAEEFEGQEGCVAPVLSLLEAPHHPHNAARGTYLVDDEGVVGPAPAPRFSATPAAHPTPSPAIGADTDRILAAAGYDSARIATLRSAGTVK; encoded by the coding sequence ATGACCATCGACGCGTCGACCGAGTCCGACTCCGCGGAGCAGCCGCGCGGCCCGCTTGCGGGCGTCCGCGTGATCGAACTGGGAAGCATCGGTCCAGGTCCGTTCTGCGCGATGGTCCTGGGTGACCTCGGGGCAGAGGTGATCCGGATCGACCGGCCGGCCGAGGCCGGTTACGCCGCGTCCCGGCCGATCCTGCACCGCAACCGCCGCTCCGTCGCCGTCGACATCAGGCGGCCCGAGGGCGTCGAGATCGTCAAGGCCCTGGTCAAGGACGCGGATGTGATCCTGGAGGGCTTCCGGCCGGGTGTCACCGAGCGACTGGGACTGGGCCCGGACGAGCTGCTGGCCGTCAACCCGCGGCTGGTGTACGGCCGGATGACCGGCTGGGGCCAGGACGGGCCGATGGCTCAGGAGCCCGGCCACGACATCAACTACATCGCTCTCACAGGCGCCTTGCACGCCATCGGCCCCAAGGACGGCGACCCCGTCGTCCCTCTCAACCTCGTCGGCGACTTCGGCGGCGGCGGCATGCTGCTGGCCGTCGGCGTCCTCGCGGCGGCGCTGCACGCTCGTGACACCGGCCGGGGCCAGGTCGTCGACGCCGCGATGACCGACGGATCCGCTCTGCTGCTCACGATGATGTACGGCTTCCTCTCCCGCGGGGTCTGGGCCGACGAGCGCGGGACCAACATGCTCGACGGCGCGGCGCCGTACTACGGCACCTACCGTTGCTCCGACGACCGGCACATCGCCCTCGGCCCGGTCGAGCCGCAGTTCTACGCCGCCGTACTGCGCGTGCTCGGCCTCTCCGACGATCCTGACTTCGCCCGCCAGAACGACCGCACCAAGTGGCCGGTCATGCGACAGAGGCTCGCCGCGATCTTCGCCACCCGGACCCGTGACGCATGGGCCGAGGAGTTCGAGGGACAGGAGGGGTGCGTCGCCCCCGTCCTGTCCCTCCTCGAAGCTCCGCACCATCCGCACAACGCGGCCCGTGGCACGTATCTCGTCGACGACGAGGGTGTGGTCGGGCCGGCCCCCGCGCCCCGGTTCTCCGCCACACCGGCCGCGCACCCCACGCCCTCCCCCGCCATCGGAGCCGACACCGACCGCATCCTCGCAGCCGCGGGGTACGACTCCGCACGCATCGCGACGCTGCGCAGCGCCGGCACCGTCAAGTAA
- a CDS encoding aldehyde dehydrogenase has product MQTKDKLFIGGAFVDPATDSTLEVVSPATEEVIGRTPEARPEDIDLAVSAARRAFDEGPWPRLGLTERIEVLQRFRDAYAARMRETAVLLSSEVGSPITWSTRAQAGAPIGIIDYYLKLAPGFAWEREVPGATGPISVRQEPVGVVAAIVAWNAPHFITFSKLAPALVAGCTVVLKVSPENALSSYIIAEAAAEAGLPEGVLSVLPADREPSAYLSRHPGVDKVAFTGSVGAGKAIMASAAANLARVTLELGGKSAAIILEDADLDRAIPALMPHLIPNNGQVCISMTRVLAPRTRYDEVVERLAGQFRAMVVGDPLEPATTVGPLISERQRDRVEGYIAKGLAEGARLVTGGGRPAHLDKGWYVEPTLFADVDNSMAVAQEEIFGPVVVVIPFDDEDDAVRISNDSDFGLHGSVFSDDEQRALAVAARLRTGNVAVNCGGISFNAPFGGYKKSGIGREFGPEGLQAYLETKSIYTSTPR; this is encoded by the coding sequence ATGCAGACCAAGGACAAGCTCTTCATCGGCGGTGCGTTCGTCGACCCGGCGACCGACAGCACACTCGAGGTCGTCTCTCCGGCCACCGAGGAGGTCATCGGGCGCACCCCGGAGGCGCGCCCGGAGGACATCGACCTGGCCGTCTCCGCCGCGCGCCGGGCCTTCGACGAGGGGCCGTGGCCCCGGCTCGGCCTCACCGAGCGCATCGAGGTGCTGCAGCGCTTCCGGGACGCGTACGCGGCCCGGATGCGGGAGACCGCGGTGCTGCTCAGCTCCGAGGTCGGATCGCCCATCACCTGGTCGACACGCGCCCAGGCCGGCGCGCCGATCGGGATCATCGACTACTACCTCAAGCTGGCCCCGGGGTTCGCCTGGGAGCGCGAGGTGCCTGGTGCAACGGGGCCGATCTCGGTCCGACAGGAACCGGTGGGTGTGGTGGCGGCGATCGTCGCCTGGAACGCGCCGCACTTCATCACGTTCAGCAAGCTGGCGCCCGCCCTGGTCGCCGGCTGCACCGTGGTGCTGAAGGTGTCGCCCGAGAACGCCCTGTCCTCGTACATCATCGCCGAGGCCGCTGCCGAGGCCGGTCTGCCCGAGGGTGTGCTCTCGGTGCTGCCCGCCGACCGTGAGCCCTCCGCGTACCTGTCCCGGCACCCCGGTGTCGACAAGGTCGCCTTCACCGGATCCGTCGGCGCCGGAAAGGCGATCATGGCGTCCGCCGCCGCGAACCTGGCGCGGGTCACTCTGGAGCTGGGCGGCAAGTCCGCGGCGATCATCCTGGAGGACGCCGACCTGGACCGCGCGATTCCGGCGCTGATGCCCCACCTGATTCCCAACAACGGGCAGGTCTGCATCTCCATGACCCGGGTACTGGCCCCTCGCACCCGCTACGACGAGGTCGTCGAGCGGCTGGCCGGGCAGTTCCGGGCGATGGTCGTCGGTGACCCGTTGGAGCCGGCCACCACGGTGGGCCCGCTGATCTCCGAGCGTCAGCGCGACCGCGTCGAGGGTTACATCGCCAAGGGTCTCGCCGAGGGCGCCCGCCTGGTGACCGGCGGCGGCCGCCCGGCCCACCTGGACAAGGGCTGGTACGTCGAGCCGACCCTCTTCGCCGACGTGGACAACTCCATGGCCGTCGCCCAGGAGGAGATCTTCGGCCCGGTCGTCGTCGTCATCCCGTTCGACGACGAGGACGACGCGGTCCGAATCTCCAACGACTCCGACTTCGGCCTGCACGGCAGCGTCTTCTCCGACGACGAGCAGCGCGCGCTGGCGGTCGCCGCGCGCCTGCGTACCGGCAACGTGGCGGTCAACTGCGGCGGCATCTCGTTCAACGCCCCGTTCGGCGGCTACAAGAAGTCCGGAATCGGCCGCGAGTTCGGCCCGGAGGGCCTGCAGGCGTACCTGGAGACCAAGAGCATCTACACCTCCACGCCTCGCTGA
- a CDS encoding zinc-binding dehydrogenase — translation MRAAVLREYGAPLDVVDTMETAEAGPGKVKVRIRATGMCHSDLSGMTGKLGVPAPFVPGHEGAGEIIEVGEGVTSVAPGDHVIVNFIPACGTCADCARDEGHLCTRMMYAAMGTPNFREDGKPVYGLVGCGTFAEEVVLPHQSVVRIDKDVPFDIAALIGCGVTTGTGAVLNTAKVEEGATVAVVGCGGVGIAAIMAARMAGASQILAVDPSAAKRDLVSRFGATAAASPEDADAVAAELTGGQGFDYTFEVVGRSSTAQAAFKLARRGGTVVVVGLGARTDNLELSMGTLATQSKTLVGSVYGGMDVPRFMRQLVHLWREGKLDLEAMITKRLKLEDVNEGFELMKTGDAIRTVVEL, via the coding sequence ATGCGCGCTGCAGTGCTGCGGGAGTACGGCGCCCCGCTGGACGTCGTCGACACCATGGAGACGGCAGAGGCCGGTCCCGGCAAGGTCAAGGTCCGCATCCGGGCGACCGGCATGTGCCACTCGGACCTCTCCGGGATGACCGGCAAGCTCGGCGTCCCGGCACCCTTCGTCCCCGGGCACGAGGGGGCCGGCGAGATCATCGAGGTCGGCGAGGGAGTCACTTCGGTGGCGCCCGGCGACCACGTCATCGTCAACTTCATACCGGCCTGCGGCACGTGCGCCGACTGCGCGCGCGACGAGGGCCACCTCTGCACGCGCATGATGTACGCGGCCATGGGCACCCCGAACTTCCGGGAGGACGGGAAGCCGGTGTACGGCCTCGTCGGCTGCGGCACCTTCGCCGAGGAGGTCGTCCTCCCGCACCAGAGCGTCGTCCGTATCGACAAGGACGTCCCCTTCGACATCGCGGCTCTGATCGGCTGCGGTGTCACCACCGGCACGGGTGCGGTTCTCAACACCGCGAAGGTCGAGGAAGGGGCCACCGTGGCCGTCGTCGGCTGCGGTGGGGTCGGCATCGCTGCCATCATGGCGGCCCGCATGGCCGGCGCCTCGCAGATTCTCGCCGTGGACCCCAGCGCCGCCAAGCGCGACCTGGTCTCCCGCTTCGGCGCTACCGCGGCCGCCTCCCCGGAGGACGCCGACGCGGTGGCCGCCGAACTCACCGGCGGGCAGGGCTTCGACTACACCTTCGAGGTCGTCGGCCGCTCCAGCACCGCGCAGGCCGCGTTCAAGCTGGCACGGCGCGGCGGCACCGTCGTCGTCGTCGGCCTCGGCGCCCGCACGGACAACCTCGAACTGTCCATGGGCACGCTCGCCACGCAGAGCAAGACCCTGGTCGGTTCCGTCTACGGCGGCATGGACGTACCGCGCTTCATGCGGCAGCTGGTCCACCTGTGGCGGGAAGGCAAGCTGGACCTCGAAGCGATGATCACCAAGCGGCTGAAGCTGGAGGACGTCAACGAGGGCTTCGAACTCATGAAGACCGGTGACGCCATCCGCACCGTCGTCGAGCTGTGA
- a CDS encoding alkyl/aryl-sulfatase: MTAEGSPQTAGAVSDRTGPKPATEATRAANASVLDQLDFDDDRAFEAMKRGFVAPLLDGGVIRDARGRVSFDAGSFDYIEGPAPDTVNPSLWRQSQIIKYAGLFQVTDRIYQVRNHDIANVTIVEGDGGLIVVDVGTVAETTRAAMELYYAHRPERLPVVAVIYTHPHLDHYGGVLGVTSAEDVAAGRVQVIAPGTDFDRYALGENVICGNVMARRAAHAFGNLLPPGPRGFVTDGIGIGHVRGSSAYIPPTDHITRTGEERTLAGLTFQFQMAPDTEAPEEFHFYIPELKALTCAENANHTLHNIQTLRGARTRDAANFARYLDEAVELWGDEAEVHYGPHTWPVWGGENIREFLTSQRDSYKYIHDQTLRLANQGLTPVEIAETLRLPDVLGRAWWNRGYHGTVSHNAKAVFAKELGWYNGNPMNLYPLPDGDLGRRYTDAMGGVDRVVQLAREAFEAADYRWAVELAGRAVHAEPGNQDARETQADAYEQLGYQAEGPQWRYVFLTAAQELRRGRPAKPAPGSASGRTMAAMPLPILLDFVAVRLNGPKAEHVDVGINLAVTDAASPRSLRVSRGVLNHWARLSEDAELTLTMDRSTLVDVLFRPGRFDEALAAGTVRAEGDTDAFRMLTGLLDTFDRNFDLLGPHL; this comes from the coding sequence ATGACAGCCGAGGGATCCCCGCAGACGGCCGGAGCCGTATCCGACCGCACCGGTCCCAAGCCCGCAACCGAGGCGACCAGAGCCGCCAACGCCTCGGTCCTCGACCAGCTCGACTTCGACGACGACCGGGCCTTCGAGGCCATGAAGCGGGGCTTCGTGGCCCCGCTGCTCGACGGTGGCGTGATCCGTGACGCACGGGGACGGGTGTCCTTCGACGCGGGCTCCTTCGACTACATCGAGGGACCGGCTCCGGACACGGTCAACCCCAGCCTGTGGCGCCAGTCCCAGATCATCAAGTACGCGGGGCTGTTCCAGGTCACCGACCGGATCTACCAGGTCCGGAACCACGACATCGCCAACGTCACGATCGTGGAGGGGGACGGCGGGCTGATCGTGGTGGACGTCGGCACGGTCGCCGAGACGACCCGGGCCGCGATGGAGCTCTACTACGCCCATCGCCCCGAGCGGCTGCCGGTCGTCGCCGTCATCTACACCCACCCCCACCTCGACCACTACGGCGGCGTCCTGGGTGTCACCTCGGCCGAGGACGTCGCGGCCGGCCGGGTGCAGGTCATCGCGCCGGGTACGGACTTCGATCGGTACGCGCTGGGCGAGAACGTCATCTGCGGCAACGTGATGGCGCGCCGGGCCGCGCACGCCTTCGGCAACCTGCTGCCCCCGGGACCGCGCGGCTTCGTCACCGACGGCATCGGCATCGGGCATGTCAGGGGATCCTCGGCGTACATCCCGCCCACCGACCACATCACCCGCACGGGCGAGGAACGTACGCTCGCGGGACTGACGTTCCAGTTCCAGATGGCCCCGGACACCGAGGCCCCGGAGGAGTTCCACTTCTACATCCCGGAGCTCAAGGCCCTCACCTGTGCGGAGAACGCCAACCACACCCTCCACAACATCCAGACCCTGCGCGGCGCCCGCACCCGCGACGCCGCCAACTTCGCCCGCTACCTGGACGAGGCCGTCGAACTGTGGGGCGACGAGGCCGAGGTGCACTACGGCCCGCACACCTGGCCGGTGTGGGGCGGCGAGAACATCCGGGAGTTCCTCACCTCGCAGCGCGACTCCTACAAGTACATCCACGACCAGACGCTGCGGCTCGCCAACCAGGGGCTGACGCCGGTCGAGATCGCCGAGACGCTGCGCCTGCCCGACGTGCTGGGCCGCGCCTGGTGGAACCGCGGCTACCACGGCACCGTGAGCCACAACGCCAAGGCCGTCTTCGCCAAGGAACTGGGCTGGTACAACGGCAACCCGATGAATCTGTACCCGCTGCCCGACGGCGATCTCGGGCGACGGTACACGGACGCGATGGGTGGCGTGGACCGGGTCGTCCAGCTCGCCCGGGAGGCCTTCGAGGCGGCGGACTACCGCTGGGCGGTCGAACTCGCCGGCCGGGCCGTCCACGCCGAACCCGGCAACCAGGACGCCCGGGAGACCCAGGCGGACGCGTACGAGCAGTTGGGCTACCAGGCCGAGGGTCCTCAGTGGCGATACGTTTTCCTCACCGCCGCCCAGGAACTCCGCCGGGGCCGACCGGCGAAGCCCGCCCCCGGTTCCGCGTCCGGCCGGACCATGGCGGCCATGCCGCTGCCCATCCTGCTCGACTTCGTCGCGGTCCGGCTCAACGGCCCGAAGGCCGAGCACGTCGACGTGGGGATCAACCTGGCGGTCACCGACGCCGCCTCCCCCCGCTCCCTGCGGGTGTCCCGCGGCGTGCTCAACCACTGGGCCCGGCTCAGCGAGGACGCCGAACTGACGCTCACGATGGACCGGAGCACGCTCGTGGACGTGCTGTTCCGGCCAGGTCGCTTCGACGAGGCGCTCGCCGCCGGAACGGTCCGGGCAGAGGGCGACACCGACGCGTTCCGAATGCTCACCGGCCTGCTCGACACCTTCGACCGGAACTTCGACCTGCTCGGTCCGCACCTCTAG